One Setaria viridis chromosome 7, Setaria_viridis_v4.0, whole genome shotgun sequence genomic region harbors:
- the LOC117863533 gene encoding uncharacterized protein, which translates to MSAAAPAAMVEGWEATRQKKRRKKHREEVEVAASSSESPRPPATPDSKTESPAPVTAETLTSTAVAAGKGRKRKKQEVAAASSLVQEAVRKEEKKKGRRSKHEAAAATPSPSIPAAAAAAATAQILEVAAASSLVEEAVRKELKKKGKRSKHEAAAAATPSQSIPAAAATVQILEVAAEGAAARKEQRRGKLEQGQSGQQPSPVDVHPHGGEAVVDGGVSGSKRVRRSSNGKPRVLTDQEILRMRIASLKEQPVPQGFVPAMANPNLIGQDPKYSSPFGAFFDQFCYRPVCRQGRNAPSLPKTPDPPSRPPPRDHPSFLSSQLTANQKAAKTTTLNTKRPPSASGSQVAVKAKEMERPDEKMGTTKKPRKKPPLLSAAEKRSDKYRRLPLNQLVPPPRSPYNLLQERYAHDPWKVIIICMLLNLSKGDQVRKKLEGFFERYPDAQTACTADPEKMAEYLAPLGLQRVKANRIHKLSKAYVEEEWTYITELCGVGKYAADAYAIFCAGRATEVVPEDHKLVDYWKYACFKLPTQASQNVEEAAGVTGQGNLAPTVQQTALSC; encoded by the exons atgtcggcggcggcgccggcggccatggtAGAGGGGTGGGAGGCGACGCggcagaagaagaggaggaagaagcacagggaggaggtggaggtcgcGGCTTCTTCCTCGGAGTCTCCTCGACCTCCGGCGACTCCGGATTCCAAGACCGAGTCTCCGGCCCCAGTCACTGCCGAAACCCTAAcctcgacggcggtggcggcgggcaaggggcgcaagaggaagaagcaggaggtggcggcggcgtcttcGTTGGTGCAGGAGGCCGTCCGGAAGGAGGAGAAAAAGAAGGGCAGGAGAAGCaagcacgaggcggcggcggcaactccGTCGCCGTCAatccctgcggcggcggcggcggcggccaccgcccaaatcttggaggtggcggcggcgtcttcGTTGGTCGAGGAGGCCGTCCGGAAGGAGTTGAAAAAGAAGGGCAAGAGAAGCaagcacgaggcggcggcggcggcaactccATCGCAGTCCattcctgcggcggcggccaccgtcCAAAtcttggaggtggcggcggaaggGGCGGCAGCGAGGAAGGAGCAGAGACGGGGTAAGCTGGAGCAGGGGCAATCCGGCCAGCAGCCATCACCCGTTGATGTCCATCCCCATGGAGGGGAAGCAGTAGTTGATGGTGGCGTCAGCGGTAGTAAGAGAGTCAGAAGGAGCAGCAACGGCAAGCCTCGGGTGCTGACTGATCAGGAAATCCTCAGGATGAGGATAGCGTCGTTGAAAGAACAGCCAGTGCCCCAAGGCTTCGTCCCCGCCATGGCCAATCCCAACCTCATTGGTCAGGATCCCAAATATTCCTCGCCTTTTGGTGCATTCTTTGACCAGTTCTGCTACAGACCTGTATGCCGGCAAGGTCGCAATGCTCCATCACTTCCGAAAACCCCTGATCCTCCATCCAGGCCGCCTCCTCGAGATCACCCGTCATTTCTGTCTTCTCAGCTCACTGCAAATCAAAAGGCTGCCAAGACAACGACCTTGAACACAAAGCGACCACCCTCAGCCTCAGGTTCGCAAGTAGCGGTAAAGGCAAAAGAAATGGAAAGACCTGATGAGAAGATGGGCACGACAAAGAAGCCAAGAAAGAAACCACCATTGCTTAGTGCTGCTGAGAAGCGGTCAGACAAGTACCGTCGCCTGCCATTGAATCAGCTGGTACCCCCGCCGCGTTCCCCTTATAATCTCCTGCAGGAGAGGTACGCACATGACCCCTGGAAGGTCATTATAATATGCATGCTCCTCAACTTATCAAAAGGAGATCAG GTCAGGAAGAAATTGGAGGGCTTCTTTGAACGCTATCCTGATGCTCAGACTGCATGTACAGCTGATCCTGAAAAGATGGCAGAGTATCTAGCACCTCTGGGGTTGCAGCGTGTGAAAGCAAACAGAATCCATAAATTGTCTAAGGCTTATGTTGAAGAGGAATGGACCTACATTACGGAGCTTTGTGGCGTTGGCAA GTATGCCGCTGATGCTTACGCAATCTTTTGTGCTGGAAGAGCAACAGAGGTGGTTCCAGAAGATCACAAGTTAGTTGATTACTGGAAGTATGCATGCTTTAAGTTACCAACTCAG GCATCGCAGAACGTGGAGGAGGCTGCAGGGGTGACTGGGCAGGGGAACTTAGCCCCTACGGTGCAGCAAACCGCTCTGAGCTGTTGA
- the LOC117863532 gene encoding TATA box-binding protein-associated factor RNA polymerase I subunit B isoform X2, with amino-acid sequence MDYNPYGGASPDPYGGGGTIRLVCDNCSIADDYSADDAEDGQYTCRTCSAVHATQATAADPHDFPVTGSISVRRVATQPTIPNLATRTPAPYPRTPHAKPAPAAFDDFVEPSEPRDFAPGAGAWGQPEDLAARVRLRYVRGLQVILQRQLQVLVEQHRVDALVCGVAGTIWLRWVAASRVFDDMWARQVLADHDQRSGSGDNNKPDRRKVEFAFLRSLRTLLPIYSTLAVCFLACHIARQAILPSDIYRWAVESKLPYLAVFTEVDKLLGSSLHLQRCPLDARQLFRPVQVIGAWQLEAAAGSIAQRICLRLPSVNFYAIAERCLKDLSLPVDKILPHACRIYEWAMPAELWLSSNPARVPTRVCVMAILLVTLRVLYNINGQGIWEICEERRNAGGSDPDANSPTFRMLDDSNSEEFGMRELLCAIAAAYDKINVVHDYSSDLCSYLKYCNDVIFTGITCSTEEEHLVEIFWDMYKAGEDDNPKEHVKSQSQGIEERAFTNGVNKRSRDGTFIEASCISLSSGHDAVQMLKSEMQDHGFHYMPPRKPRKSDGYLRYRRRRLSGGFVYVAHADYYMLLRAFSKLAEVNVRIMHISVLKLESRLACIEDRIEKSLNTLQNLSVRAKDELRPVSD; translated from the exons ATGGATTACAACCCCTACGGCGGCGCCTCTCCCGAcccctacggcggcggcggcaccatccGCCTGGTATGCGATAACTGCAGCATCGCCGACGACTATAGCGCCGACGACGCTGAAGACGGCCAGTACACGTGCCGCACGTGCTCTGCCGTGCACGCCACGCAGGCAACTGCCGCCGACCCCCACGACTTCCCCGTCACCGGTAGCATCTCCGTCCGCCGCGTCGCCACCCAGCCCACCATTCCCAATCTCGCCACCCGCACACCCGCGCCCTACCCGAGGACCCCTCACGCcaagcccgcccccgccgcgttCGACGACTTCGTGGAGCCGAGCGAGCCGCGGGACTTcgcgcccggcgccggggcGTGGGGCCAGCCCGAGGATTTGGCGGCGCGGGTGCGCTTGCGCTACGTGAGGGGGCTCCAGGTCATCCtacagcggcagctgcaggtGCTGGTGGAGCAACACCGGGTGGACGCGCTCGTGTGCGGCGTCGCCGGCACCATCTGGCTGCGCTGGGTTGCTGCATCCAGGGTGTTCGACGATATGTGGGCACGGCAGGTGCTCGCTGACCACGACCAGCGTTCTGGCAGTGGAG ATAACAATAAACCTGACAGGCGCAAGGTTGAGTTTGCTTTTCTTCGCTCACTGAGGACGTTGCTGCCCATTTACTCAACACTAGCAGTTTGCTTCTTGGCCTGTCATATTGCCCGTCAGGCCATCTTACCTAGTGACATTTACAGGTGGGCAGTGGAATCCAAGCTCCCTTATCTGGCAGTGTTTACTGAAGTAGACAAGCTCCTTGGGAGCTCACTGCACCTGCAACGCTGCCCTTTGGATGCAAGGCAGCTGTTCAGGCCGGTGCAAGTTATTGGAGCATGGCAGCTAGAAGCTGCTGCTGGATCCATAGCACAAAGAATATGCTTGAGGCTTCCTTCAGTTAACTTCTATGCAATTGCTGAACGTTGCTTGAAGGACTTGTCACTACCTGTAGATAAAATCCTTCCCCATGCGTGCCGAATTTATGAGTGGGCAATGCCTGCAGAACTATGGCTGTCCAGTAATCCTGCTAGAGTCCCTACACGGGTTTGTGTGATGGCTATATTACTAGTGACTCTACGAGTTCTGTATAACATCAATGGTCAAGGGATATGGGAG ATATGTGAGGAAAGAAGAAACGCTGGTGGATCTGATCCTGATGCAAATTCACCAACTTTCAGGATGCTTGATGACAGTAACAGCGAGGAGTTTGGCATGAGAGAACTGTTGTGTGCTATTGCAGCTGCCTATGATAAAATCAATGTTGTCCATG ACTACTCAAGTGACCTCTGTTCTTATCTCAAATACTGCAATGATGTTATTTTTACTGGGATTACATGTTCAACAGAAGAGGAGCATCTAGTAGAGATCTTTTGGGATATGTACAAGGCCGGAGAG GATGACAATCCAAAAGAGCATGTAAAATCCCAGTCTCAAGGTATTGAAGAAAGGGCATTTACAAATGGAGTGAACAAGCGCTCCCGGGATGGAACATTTATTGAAGCAAGTTGCATTTCTTTATCATCAGGCCATGATGCAGTGCAAATGCTCAAGTCAGAGATGCAAGATCATGGATTTCATTATATGCCACCTAGGAAACCAAGGAAATCAGATGGTTATCTTCGTTATAGGAGGAGGAGACTAAGTGGTGGCTTTGTTTATGTTGCGCATGCTGATTATTACATGTTGCTACGAGCTTTTTCAAAGCTCGCAGAAGTTAACGTTCGTATCATGCATATCAGTGTGTTAAAACTTGAGAGCAGACTCGCGTGTATTGAGGATCGAATTGAAAAAAGCTTGAACACCTTACAGAACCTCTCTGTCAGAGCGAAAGATGAGCTAAGGCCTGTATCAGATTGA
- the LOC117863532 gene encoding TATA box-binding protein-associated factor RNA polymerase I subunit B isoform X1, giving the protein MDYNPYGGASPDPYGGGGTIRLVCDNCSIADDYSADDAEDGQYTCRTCSAVHATQATAADPHDFPVTGSISVRRVATQPTIPNLATRTPAPYPRTPHAKPAPAAFDDFVEPSEPRDFAPGAGAWGQPEDLAARVRLRYVRGLQVILQRQLQVLVEQHRVDALVCGVAGTIWLRWVAASRVFDDMWARQVLADHDQRSGSGDNNKPDRRKVEFAFLRSLRTLLPIYSTLAVCFLACHIARQAILPSDIYRWAVESKLPYLAVFTEVDKLLGSSLHLQRCPLDARQLFRPVQVIGAWQLEAAAGSIAQRICLRLPSVNFYAIAERCLKDLSLPVDKILPHACRIYEWAMPAELWLSSNPARVPTRVCVMAILLVTLRVLYNINGQGIWEKICEERRNAGGSDPDANSPTFRMLDDSNSEEFGMRELLCAIAAAYDKINVVHDYSSDLCSYLKYCNDVIFTGITCSTEEEHLVEIFWDMYKAGEDDNPKEHVKSQSQGIEERAFTNGVNKRSRDGTFIEASCISLSSGHDAVQMLKSEMQDHGFHYMPPRKPRKSDGYLRYRRRRLSGGFVYVAHADYYMLLRAFSKLAEVNVRIMHISVLKLESRLACIEDRIEKSLNTLQNLSVRAKDELRPVSD; this is encoded by the exons ATGGATTACAACCCCTACGGCGGCGCCTCTCCCGAcccctacggcggcggcggcaccatccGCCTGGTATGCGATAACTGCAGCATCGCCGACGACTATAGCGCCGACGACGCTGAAGACGGCCAGTACACGTGCCGCACGTGCTCTGCCGTGCACGCCACGCAGGCAACTGCCGCCGACCCCCACGACTTCCCCGTCACCGGTAGCATCTCCGTCCGCCGCGTCGCCACCCAGCCCACCATTCCCAATCTCGCCACCCGCACACCCGCGCCCTACCCGAGGACCCCTCACGCcaagcccgcccccgccgcgttCGACGACTTCGTGGAGCCGAGCGAGCCGCGGGACTTcgcgcccggcgccggggcGTGGGGCCAGCCCGAGGATTTGGCGGCGCGGGTGCGCTTGCGCTACGTGAGGGGGCTCCAGGTCATCCtacagcggcagctgcaggtGCTGGTGGAGCAACACCGGGTGGACGCGCTCGTGTGCGGCGTCGCCGGCACCATCTGGCTGCGCTGGGTTGCTGCATCCAGGGTGTTCGACGATATGTGGGCACGGCAGGTGCTCGCTGACCACGACCAGCGTTCTGGCAGTGGAG ATAACAATAAACCTGACAGGCGCAAGGTTGAGTTTGCTTTTCTTCGCTCACTGAGGACGTTGCTGCCCATTTACTCAACACTAGCAGTTTGCTTCTTGGCCTGTCATATTGCCCGTCAGGCCATCTTACCTAGTGACATTTACAGGTGGGCAGTGGAATCCAAGCTCCCTTATCTGGCAGTGTTTACTGAAGTAGACAAGCTCCTTGGGAGCTCACTGCACCTGCAACGCTGCCCTTTGGATGCAAGGCAGCTGTTCAGGCCGGTGCAAGTTATTGGAGCATGGCAGCTAGAAGCTGCTGCTGGATCCATAGCACAAAGAATATGCTTGAGGCTTCCTTCAGTTAACTTCTATGCAATTGCTGAACGTTGCTTGAAGGACTTGTCACTACCTGTAGATAAAATCCTTCCCCATGCGTGCCGAATTTATGAGTGGGCAATGCCTGCAGAACTATGGCTGTCCAGTAATCCTGCTAGAGTCCCTACACGGGTTTGTGTGATGGCTATATTACTAGTGACTCTACGAGTTCTGTATAACATCAATGGTCAAGGGATATGGGAG AAGATATGTGAGGAAAGAAGAAACGCTGGTGGATCTGATCCTGATGCAAATTCACCAACTTTCAGGATGCTTGATGACAGTAACAGCGAGGAGTTTGGCATGAGAGAACTGTTGTGTGCTATTGCAGCTGCCTATGATAAAATCAATGTTGTCCATG ACTACTCAAGTGACCTCTGTTCTTATCTCAAATACTGCAATGATGTTATTTTTACTGGGATTACATGTTCAACAGAAGAGGAGCATCTAGTAGAGATCTTTTGGGATATGTACAAGGCCGGAGAG GATGACAATCCAAAAGAGCATGTAAAATCCCAGTCTCAAGGTATTGAAGAAAGGGCATTTACAAATGGAGTGAACAAGCGCTCCCGGGATGGAACATTTATTGAAGCAAGTTGCATTTCTTTATCATCAGGCCATGATGCAGTGCAAATGCTCAAGTCAGAGATGCAAGATCATGGATTTCATTATATGCCACCTAGGAAACCAAGGAAATCAGATGGTTATCTTCGTTATAGGAGGAGGAGACTAAGTGGTGGCTTTGTTTATGTTGCGCATGCTGATTATTACATGTTGCTACGAGCTTTTTCAAAGCTCGCAGAAGTTAACGTTCGTATCATGCATATCAGTGTGTTAAAACTTGAGAGCAGACTCGCGTGTATTGAGGATCGAATTGAAAAAAGCTTGAACACCTTACAGAACCTCTCTGTCAGAGCGAAAGATGAGCTAAGGCCTGTATCAGATTGA